In one window of Sphingomonas glaciei DNA:
- the ligA gene encoding NAD-dependent DNA ligase LigA — protein MTEAEAGRRLRQLAKEIARHNRLYHDADAPEISDADYDALIRENNELEAAFPHLIRADSPNAVVGAAPSSALTKVTHARPMLSLDNAFSAEDVHDFVRRARRFLSLSEDQPVALTAEPKIDGLSCSLRYESGTLVLAATRGDGTIGEDVTPNVRTIADIPQQLTGAPDVLEVRGEVYMSKADFAALNERQQASGGKVFANPRNGAAGSLRQKDPAITAARPLRFLLHGWGELSEPLGATQSEALDRLRALGFPIDERVVRCADADAALAHYAAIEHARADLPFDIDGVVYKLDRLDWQERLGFVGRAPRWAIAHKFPAEKAETTLERIKIQVGRTGKLTPIGRLTPVGVGGVIVSNVTLHNRDEIARLGLREGDRVRIQRAGDVIPQVVENLTRDEEREAFVYPDHCPACGSEAVAEDGEVDIRCTGGLVCPAQRLERLKHFVSRGAMDIEGLGEKTIVKFADLGWIEKPSDIFRLAAHRAELLGREGWKEKSVDALLAAIEARKGFDSARLLFGLGIRHVGIVTARDLLKCFGTIDAIQAAALDEHGTAELSAVDGVGPVVAEAVHDFFHEPHNREEVAALLRLAAPAPFVSQARETEWSGKTIVFTGSLETMSRDEAKAQAERLGARAAGSVSAKTDLVVAGRGAGSKLKKAEELGIRVATEEEWARIVAKA, from the coding sequence ATGACCGAAGCCGAAGCCGGTCGCCGCCTGCGCCAACTGGCCAAGGAGATCGCGCGCCACAACCGCCTCTATCACGATGCTGACGCGCCCGAGATCAGCGACGCCGACTATGACGCACTGATCCGCGAGAACAATGAACTCGAAGCCGCCTTCCCACACCTGATCCGCGCCGATTCGCCCAATGCCGTGGTCGGCGCCGCGCCTTCTTCGGCCCTGACCAAGGTCACCCATGCTCGGCCGATGCTGAGCCTGGACAACGCCTTCAGCGCCGAGGACGTCCACGACTTCGTCCGCCGCGCGCGCCGCTTCCTCAGCCTGTCCGAGGACCAGCCGGTCGCGCTCACCGCCGAACCCAAGATCGACGGCCTGTCCTGCTCTCTCCGCTACGAAAGCGGCACGCTGGTGCTGGCCGCCACCCGCGGCGACGGCACGATAGGTGAGGACGTCACTCCCAACGTCCGCACCATCGCCGATATTCCCCAGCAGCTGACCGGCGCGCCCGACGTGCTGGAGGTGCGCGGCGAGGTCTACATGTCCAAGGCCGACTTCGCCGCCCTGAACGAGCGCCAGCAGGCAAGCGGCGGCAAGGTCTTCGCCAACCCCCGCAACGGCGCCGCCGGCTCGCTCCGTCAGAAGGACCCCGCGATCACCGCCGCCCGCCCCCTGCGCTTCCTGCTCCACGGCTGGGGTGAATTGTCGGAGCCGCTCGGCGCGACGCAAAGCGAGGCTCTCGACCGCCTCCGCGCGCTCGGCTTCCCGATCGACGAGAGGGTCGTGCGCTGCGCCGACGCCGACGCCGCCCTCGCCCATTATGCCGCCATTGAACACGCCCGCGCCGACTTGCCGTTCGACATCGACGGCGTCGTCTACAAGCTCGACCGCCTCGACTGGCAGGAGCGCCTCGGCTTCGTCGGCCGCGCCCCGCGCTGGGCGATCGCCCATAAATTCCCTGCCGAAAAGGCCGAAACCACGCTTGAGCGGATCAAGATCCAGGTCGGCCGCACCGGCAAATTGACCCCGATCGGCCGCCTGACACCGGTCGGCGTCGGCGGGGTCATAGTCAGCAACGTCACCCTCCACAACCGCGACGAGATCGCACGCCTCGGCCTGCGCGAAGGCGACCGAGTCCGCATCCAGCGCGCCGGCGACGTCATTCCGCAGGTGGTGGAAAATCTTACCCGCGACGAAGAGCGCGAGGCCTTCGTCTACCCCGACCACTGCCCCGCCTGCGGCTCCGAAGCCGTCGCCGAGGACGGCGAGGTCGACATCCGCTGCACCGGCGGCCTGGTCTGCCCCGCCCAGCGGCTCGAGCGCCTCAAGCATTTCGTCAGCCGCGGGGCGATGGACATCGAGGGGCTGGGCGAAAAGACCATCGTCAAATTCGCCGACCTCGGCTGGATCGAGAAGCCGTCCGACATCTTCCGCCTTGCAGCACACCGCGCCGAACTGCTCGGCCGCGAGGGGTGGAAGGAAAAGAGCGTCGACGCCCTCCTCGCCGCGATCGAGGCGCGCAAGGGCTTCGACAGCGCCCGCCTGCTGTTCGGCCTCGGCATCCGCCACGTCGGTATCGTCACCGCCCGCGATCTGCTGAAATGCTTCGGCACGATCGACGCAATTCAGGCGGCGGCGCTGGACGAGCACGGCACCGCCGAACTCTCCGCGGTCGACGGCGTCGGCCCGGTCGTCGCCGAAGCCGTCCACGACTTCTTCCACGAACCCCACAACCGCGAGGAAGTCGCCGCCCTCTTGCGGCTCGCGGCCCCCGCCCCGTTCGTCAGCCAGGCCCGCGAGACCGAATGGAGCGGCAAGACCATCGTCTTCACCGGCAGCCTCGAAACCATGAGCCGCGACGAAGCCAAGGCCCAGGCCGAACGCCTCGGGGCAAGGGCGGCGGGAAGCGTCAGCGCCAAGACCGACCTAGTGGTGGCGGGCCGCGGCGCCGGCTCCAAGCTCAAGAAAGCCGAAGAACTCGGCATCCGCGTCGCCACCGAAGAGGAGTGGGCGAGGATTGTGGCGAAGGCCTGA
- a CDS encoding DUF1697 domain-containing protein, with the protein MTAYVALLRAVNVAGTGKLPMAELKRMGEGCGFTHVRTFIASGNLLFTSDDSEKQVQACIAAKVADFFGREVPIFVRSAKEMAALAEVNPFTDDKGSRVMAHVIDAEPTQAMLDDARNVAGERMAIGPRAIYVSYGEGIGSSKLKLSAVAAGTARNLSSVAKIAALLGEMK; encoded by the coding sequence GTGACCGCCTATGTCGCGCTGCTCCGCGCGGTGAATGTCGCGGGCACGGGCAAGCTGCCGATGGCGGAATTGAAGCGCATGGGCGAGGGATGCGGCTTCACGCATGTCCGCACCTTCATTGCCAGCGGCAACCTCCTCTTCACCAGCGACGACAGCGAGAAGCAGGTGCAGGCCTGCATCGCCGCCAAGGTCGCGGACTTCTTCGGCCGCGAGGTGCCGATCTTCGTGCGCTCGGCAAAGGAAATGGCGGCGCTGGCGGAGGTCAACCCGTTCACGGACGACAAGGGCAGCCGGGTCATGGCCCACGTCATCGACGCGGAGCCGACCCAGGCGATGCTCGACGACGCGCGCAACGTGGCTGGCGAGCGCATGGCGATCGGCCCTCGCGCCATCTACGTCAGCTATGGCGAGGGGATTGGCTCCAGCAAATTGAAGCTTTCCGCGGTCGCTGCCGGGACCGCCCGCAACCTCAGCAGCGTCGCCAAGATCGCGGCTTTGCTGGGCGAAATGAAATGA
- a CDS encoding dienelactone hydrolase family protein: MTERTISHQFAGEQHQSVYVGTGGAVRGTVIIVPTFAGVSDLEKGFARDLAGRGYACLIADLWGCSYDGPDQRDAAFGHMTRLKSDRAALRDRMLDIVEVAKAQEGTDPAKIAAIGFCFGGLCVLDLARSGAPITGVASFHGLFDAPDLPPQPIKAKVVAYHGWDDPMVPPDAVVALARELTEAGADWQIHGYGHTGHAFTNPKAAGLNIPGVDYNAAAARRSWAALHDYLDELFG; encoded by the coding sequence ATGACCGAACGCACCATCTCACACCAGTTTGCCGGCGAGCAGCACCAGAGCGTCTACGTCGGGACCGGCGGAGCGGTGCGCGGGACGGTCATCATCGTCCCGACCTTCGCCGGCGTTAGCGATCTCGAGAAGGGCTTCGCCCGCGACCTCGCCGGCCGCGGCTATGCTTGCCTGATCGCCGACCTGTGGGGCTGCAGCTATGACGGCCCAGACCAGCGCGACGCCGCCTTCGGCCACATGACCCGCCTCAAGTCCGACCGGGCCGCCCTGCGCGACCGGATGCTCGACATCGTCGAAGTCGCCAAGGCGCAGGAAGGCACCGACCCTGCCAAGATCGCCGCCATCGGCTTTTGCTTCGGCGGCCTGTGCGTCCTCGACCTTGCCCGCTCGGGCGCGCCGATCACCGGAGTCGCGAGCTTCCACGGCCTGTTCGACGCCCCCGACCTGCCGCCCCAGCCCATCAAGGCCAAGGTCGTCGCCTATCACGGCTGGGACGATCCGATGGTCCCGCCCGACGCCGTCGTCGCCCTCGCCCGTGAGCTGACCGAAGCCGGCGCCGACTGGCAGATCCATGGCTATGGCCACACCGGCCACGCCTTCACCAATCCGAAGGCGGCCGGCCTCAACATCCCCGGCGTCGACTATAACGCCGCCGCTGCCCGCCGCAGCTGGGCCGCTCTTCACGATTATCTGGACGAGCTGTTCGGGTGA
- the murA gene encoding UDP-N-acetylglucosamine 1-carboxyvinyltransferase, with the protein MDSIVIQGGNRLEGAIPISGAKNSALTLLPCAILTDEKLTLSNLPRLADVDSFGHLMNELGVSTKIEGMHKGEVGRRMTLRAENLVSTVAPYDMVRRMRASILVLGPLLARAGDATVSLPGGCAIGDRPIDLHLQALEAIGAEIEIAAGFVRATAPGGGRLKGGDFTFPVVSVGATENAVMAAVLAAGRTNLYNAAREPEIVDLCRLLQKMGAHIEGEGSPHIKIEGVEKLHGCTYAVMPDRIEAGSYACAAGITGGSVDLIGIRPEDMLATTNALVQAGLMIEFHDKGMKVSADGPLKPLALSTAPFPGFATDMQAQFMAMLCRAGGESFLEETIFENRYMHVPELRRMGANIDVRGRSAIVHGVEGMTGAKVMATDLRASMSLIIAGLAAEGETEVLRVYHLDRGYERLEEKLSAVGATIERRGGG; encoded by the coding sequence ATGGACTCGATCGTCATTCAGGGGGGCAACAGGCTCGAAGGCGCCATCCCCATTTCGGGCGCGAAGAACAGTGCGCTCACCTTGCTGCCCTGTGCCATCTTGACCGATGAGAAGCTGACCCTCAGCAACCTGCCGCGGCTGGCCGACGTCGACAGCTTCGGCCACCTGATGAACGAGCTTGGCGTGTCGACCAAGATCGAGGGGATGCACAAGGGCGAGGTCGGGCGCCGGATGACTCTGCGCGCCGAAAATCTCGTGTCCACCGTCGCCCCCTACGACATGGTGCGGCGGATGCGCGCCTCGATCCTGGTGCTGGGTCCGCTGCTGGCCCGCGCCGGCGACGCCACCGTCTCGCTGCCCGGCGGATGCGCGATCGGCGACCGCCCGATCGATCTCCACCTCCAGGCGCTGGAAGCGATCGGGGCTGAGATCGAGATCGCCGCCGGCTTCGTCCGCGCCACCGCGCCGGGCGGTGGACGGCTCAAGGGCGGCGACTTCACCTTCCCTGTCGTCTCGGTCGGCGCGACCGAGAATGCGGTCATGGCCGCGGTACTCGCCGCCGGCCGCACCAACCTCTACAATGCGGCGCGCGAGCCCGAGATCGTCGATCTCTGCCGCCTGCTGCAGAAGATGGGCGCCCACATCGAAGGCGAAGGCAGCCCCCACATCAAGATCGAGGGCGTCGAGAAGCTTCATGGCTGTACCTATGCCGTCATGCCCGATCGGATCGAGGCCGGCAGCTATGCCTGCGCGGCCGGGATCACCGGCGGCAGCGTCGACCTGATCGGGATCCGCCCCGAGGACATGCTGGCGACCACCAACGCCCTGGTCCAGGCCGGGCTGATGATCGAATTTCACGACAAGGGAATGAAGGTCAGCGCCGACGGTCCGCTCAAGCCGCTGGCCCTGTCGACCGCGCCCTTCCCCGGCTTCGCCACCGACATGCAGGCGCAGTTCATGGCGATGCTGTGCCGCGCGGGGGGCGAAAGTTTCCTCGAAGAGACGATCTTCGAGAATCGCTACATGCACGTGCCCGAGCTTCGCCGGATGGGCGCCAACATCGATGTGCGCGGTCGCTCGGCGATCGTCCACGGGGTCGAAGGGATGACCGGCGCCAAGGTGATGGCGACCGACCTGCGCGCCTCGATGAGCCTGATCATCGCCGGCCTCGCCGCCGAAGGCGAGACTGAGGTGCTGCGGGTCTATCACCTCGATCGCGGCTACGAGCGGCTGGAAGAGAAGCTTTCGGCCGTCGGCGCGACCATCGAACGCCGCGGCGGCGGCTGA
- the clpS gene encoding ATP-dependent Clp protease adapter ClpS has product MAGEDDVPGKSDGVEEIERGVVTRTRPRTRKPSNYKVLMLNDDYTPMEFVVLCLQQFFSMSIEDATRVMLQVHQQGVGVCGVFTYEVAETKVTQVTDFARENQHPLQCTLEKA; this is encoded by the coding sequence ATGGCCGGCGAGGACGACGTGCCCGGCAAGTCCGACGGCGTCGAGGAGATCGAGCGCGGGGTCGTCACCCGCACTCGCCCGCGCACGCGCAAGCCAAGCAACTACAAGGTGCTGATGCTGAACGACGATTATACTCCGATGGAGTTCGTCGTCCTGTGCCTGCAGCAATTCTTCTCGATGAGCATCGAGGATGCGACCCGGGTGATGCTCCAGGTCCACCAGCAGGGCGTCGGCGTATGCGGCGTGTTCACCTACGAAGTCGCCGAGACCAAGGTCACCCAGGTCACCGATTTCGCGCGGGAAAACCAGCACCCGCTCCAATGCACGCTGGAAAAGGCGTAA
- a CDS encoding phasin family protein gives MMTDTMDNETFNAATEVADHAEPVEASVVDAVKKVNARRVKTERKPRARKAAGGQNVNKTSAPRAAKAAAPEPKETTMNFDPSNSFTSFQPLAAIPGMDRLQTLFADAGSKGQEAIEKGRKSAEELTQLTRANVEAMVEAGKIAATGAKSVGEDALSRVREGVEQNVAELKSLAQASSPTEFFQLQSEIAKSNFDRLVASFSQLTEASVKLAGEAIQPLSNRAALNAEKINEMTA, from the coding sequence ATGATGACCGACACCATGGACAACGAAACCTTCAATGCCGCCACCGAAGTGGCCGATCACGCCGAGCCGGTCGAAGCTTCGGTCGTCGACGCCGTAAAGAAGGTCAATGCGCGCCGGGTCAAGACCGAGCGCAAGCCGCGGGCCCGCAAGGCTGCCGGTGGCCAGAACGTCAACAAGACCAGCGCGCCGCGCGCCGCCAAGGCAGCCGCGCCCGAACCCAAGGAAACCACCATGAACTTCGATCCCAGCAACAGCTTCACCAGCTTCCAGCCGCTCGCCGCCATTCCCGGCATGGACCGCCTCCAGACCCTGTTCGCCGACGCCGGCAGCAAGGGCCAGGAAGCGATCGAGAAGGGCCGCAAGTCCGCCGAGGAACTGACTCAGCTGACCCGCGCCAACGTCGAAGCGATGGTCGAAGCCGGCAAGATCGCCGCCACCGGTGCCAAGAGTGTCGGCGAGGACGCCCTCAGCCGCGTCCGTGAAGGCGTCGAGCAGAACGTCGCCGAGCTGAAGAGCCTGGCCCAGGCTTCGAGCCCGACCGAATTCTTCCAGCTGCAGAGCGAGATCGCCAAGTCGAACTTCGACCGCCTGGTCGCCAGCTTCAGCCAGCTGACCGAAGCCTCGGTCAAGCTCGCCGGCGAAGCGATCCAGCCGCTGTCGAACCGCGCGGCGCTCAACGCCGAAAAGATCAACGAGATGACTGCCTGA
- the gmk gene encoding guanylate kinase, which translates to MDHSERTRRGLLIVLSSPSGAGKSTISRMLMEGDPTITMSISATTRPMREGEVADVDYHFVDEAQFEQLIEADELAEWAYVFGHRYGSPKEPIKEALKAGRDTLFDIDWQGTQQLEYAFRTDLVRIFILPPSMTELERRLTDRGTDEPEVIDFRMRRAAAEIGHWAEYDYVLINEDVNRCAAKVKAIVEAERLRRERQPYLLNFVRQLVEKPN; encoded by the coding sequence ATGGACCACTCAGAGCGCACCCGTCGCGGCCTGCTGATCGTGCTGTCGTCGCCCTCGGGGGCAGGCAAATCGACGATCAGCCGGATGTTGATGGAGGGAGACCCGACCATCACCATGTCGATCAGCGCGACCACCCGCCCGATGCGCGAGGGCGAGGTCGCCGATGTAGATTATCATTTCGTCGACGAAGCCCAGTTCGAGCAATTGATCGAGGCCGACGAGCTGGCGGAATGGGCCTATGTCTTCGGCCATCGCTACGGCAGCCCCAAGGAGCCGATCAAGGAAGCGCTGAAGGCCGGGCGCGACACGCTGTTCGACATCGACTGGCAGGGCACCCAGCAGCTGGAATATGCCTTCCGCACCGACTTGGTGCGGATCTTCATCCTGCCGCCCTCGATGACCGAATTGGAGCGGCGGCTGACCGATCGCGGGACCGACGAGCCCGAGGTGATCGATTTCCGGATGCGCCGGGCGGCGGCCGAGATCGGGCATTGGGCGGAATATGATTATGTCCTGATCAACGAGGACGTGAACCGTTGCGCGGCCAAGGTGAAGGCGATCGTCGAGGCGGAGCGTCTGCGGCGCGAACGCCAGCCCTACCTGCTCAACTTCGTGCGGCAGTTGGTGGAAAAGCCGAACTAG
- a CDS encoding ATP12 family chaperone protein gives MKRFWKRGEAIADEGGHWRIELDGRPVRTPVRALLLLPGEPLAAAVAAEWDSAGETIDPRAMPLTGLANAALDHVAPRPGDFADGLARYANSDLLCYRADSPDKLIAAQADAWDPLLQWARRRFDVDFAVTHGVSPVEQPQATLDRLGQAVHAFDAFTLAGLSPLVTVGGSLIAALALHEGAVGVDDAWQSVSLDERWQLDQWGADDEAEKAMAAREADFRAGARFLELLPAA, from the coding sequence GTGAAGCGTTTCTGGAAACGGGGCGAGGCAATCGCCGACGAGGGTGGGCACTGGCGGATCGAGCTCGACGGCCGCCCGGTCCGCACCCCGGTCCGCGCGCTGCTGCTGCTGCCGGGCGAACCACTCGCCGCCGCGGTGGCAGCGGAATGGGATTCGGCGGGTGAGACGATCGACCCCCGCGCCATGCCGCTGACCGGGCTCGCCAATGCCGCGCTTGATCATGTCGCGCCGCGTCCCGGCGACTTCGCCGACGGCCTCGCGCGCTACGCCAACAGCGACCTCCTCTGCTACCGCGCCGATTCGCCCGACAAGCTGATCGCCGCGCAGGCCGACGCCTGGGATCCGCTGCTGCAATGGGCCCGCCGCCGCTTCGACGTCGACTTCGCCGTCACCCACGGCGTCTCGCCGGTGGAACAGCCGCAGGCGACGCTCGATCGGCTGGGCCAGGCGGTTCACGCGTTCGATGCCTTCACCCTGGCCGGTCTCTCGCCGCTGGTCACTGTCGGCGGCTCGCTGATTGCCGCCCTTGCGCTGCACGAAGGAGCGGTCGGCGTCGACGATGCCTGGCAATCGGTCAGCCTCGACGAGCGCTGGCAGCTCGACCAATGGGGCGCCGACGACGAAGCGGAAAAGGCGATGGCCGCGCGCGAAGCCGACTTCCGTGCCGGGGCCCGCTTCCTCGAGCTGCTGCCCGCCGCCTAG
- a CDS encoding HAD-IA family hydrolase has protein sequence MIRCAIFDCDGTLVDSGGTIHRALGLAFAEHGLTLPPRSQAQRVIGLSLVETMAELAPAHDPDLHQRMAQTYKDAFVTLRGQREVEEPLYDGILPLLDALEERGWLLAVATGKSDRGLRHCLTSHGLHARFLSLQTADRHPSKPHPSMTLQALADCGADAQNSVVIGDTGWDMGMAKAAGAHAIGALWGYHDERELRAAGADTLAAQPSEVLNQAEALVTVGA, from the coding sequence ATGATCCGCTGCGCGATCTTCGACTGCGACGGCACGCTGGTCGACAGCGGCGGGACCATCCACCGCGCGCTCGGCCTCGCCTTTGCCGAGCATGGCCTGACCCTCCCCCCGCGCAGCCAGGCCCAGCGGGTGATCGGCCTGTCGCTGGTGGAGACGATGGCCGAGCTAGCCCCGGCGCACGACCCCGACCTTCATCAGCGGATGGCGCAGACCTACAAGGATGCGTTCGTCACCCTGCGTGGGCAGCGGGAGGTCGAGGAGCCGCTGTACGACGGCATCCTCCCCTTGCTCGACGCGCTGGAGGAGCGCGGCTGGCTGCTCGCCGTCGCCACCGGCAAGTCCGACCGCGGGCTGCGGCATTGCCTCACCAGCCACGGCCTCCACGCCCGCTTCCTGTCGCTCCAGACCGCCGACCGCCACCCGTCCAAGCCCCACCCATCGATGACTCTCCAGGCGCTCGCCGATTGCGGCGCTGACGCGCAGAATTCGGTGGTGATTGGCGACACCGGCTGGGACATGGGCATGGCCAAGGCCGCGGGAGCCCATGCGATCGGCGCGCTGTGGGGCTATCACGACGAGCGCGAACTTCGTGCCGCCGGCGCCGACACCCTCGCCGCCCAACCCTCCGAGGTGCTGAATCAGGCCGAGGCGCTGGTGACGGTGGGCGCATGA